In Zingiber officinale cultivar Zhangliang chromosome 1A, Zo_v1.1, whole genome shotgun sequence, the DNA window ttccatccttggtggccgacccttcctcttctctttctcttcttctttgtggtcggCGACAAcatctcttgtggagctcttggtggctggttgcttCGAGGTGAAGAATTAGAGAAAGGAGACATtggtttctagcatcccttggagtattgtggtggtggccgaaacttggaagcaaggaaggctttggtggatttcttcttggtagatcattgtccacacgacgtccaagagaaggagaggaatacaatagaagatcaagaggtttttgttaacaaagaaaggtatatctagttgtcttgttcctcatcatactagttttctttgtacggattttgaattaccaaacacaagaggctaacgattctaggcaatcgaatttatgttttgattttgtgtttcttttgtttttcgatcttgtgattcgattgttcttaatggttaaatctagggttactataaggagattaaatattgaatttcattgaacggctttgtctagaaagtggtggatgatctcatacccaagaaggtctagtgcctcaccatgtttaacctggaagccgatctttgaaataaatatttaatcaactttgtaacatgggtggatttagatcaataatgttaagcattgtttgcgatccaagtcaaaacctctaagaatagataagttgaatttggaatcaataatcttAAGTTCTGTTtgagattccaaatttaatttctaaagaacacaatatgttgttaggaaaggttcgagacttgtacaaaatttttgtacaggggaaccaatcCGATGTTTCGAGTAGGCCGACTAAAGAGCAGTacaatatcagtggacgaagaaagagcaggctgactacgtggcaaacggtaaagcagaatttcatctgctgagcatccttctgccacaagaagtcaaccagattggTGCCTACAActtagcaaaggagctttgggagaagttccttgagctacacgaaggcacGTCTGaggccaagctcgcgagacgagACTTACTCCgcaaccagttgacgaacctatagcttgaagaagacgaaacgattgcacatcttcactcgagaactagggagctcatcaccggactttcgaatctcggataaaaggtaagtaaccgagattctctaaggtacactcttaatgcattccctaggaataccaaatggcCATCATTAAtagatgccttctatatctctaaagacttagaatctgttaccttagaagaattcttttcgacttttgaagtgcatcAATCGAGATGTGCAAGTacgaaggagccaaagcacaacattgtCCTCAAGGTAACAAGAGAcaaacatgagtcagaatcttctctcgacgacgaggaaatggtgatgatggtaagatgttttaaaaagttatgtaaatcaagaaaaactaaccatccacaggatagaaagaaaaggatgattagatgctaccactgcaatgaagaagggcacgtcaaggacaactaccccaagctaaggaacaaggataaggataaaggaaagaaacctatccaaacgaacaagtacaagactctaaaggcgacgtgggatgatacgtcgtccgaatcagaagtcgaggctTTCTTccgacttgcattaatggcaagtcatcaagaagatgaacacgaagcaagctcatctgaaatgagaatcgagagcatcgatgaagggggagctacatcgaaagaaagcagcagttcagggggagctatggATAACAAGgtcgacaagataagtcaggtacgatctctcccacctgacaagttgtttaagtttgtaaaattattaactaaagattgttgcaaacttgaaaaagaaattaaaattttaaaattaattttagcaaaatctttctcattagaagagtttgacaaaataaaatttagaaaatgaaattttgtaaaaagaaataagtaacttgAAAAACCATACATGTTCATATAATGCAAGTTTTAGGAAATTCAAtaacctaaattggtattttagatatcataaagaacaaattagaaatattttaaagaaatatatccctaagaaatacctaatcaatccagttggttggaacctatattgggttcctaagtcttgcCTAACTTGAACCTTATTTAGACTTAGAGCTTTCAGCGataaaattaaacgtttaatttccttatgtggttttgtctagaagtagttgatgatccaataaccaagaaggcatagtgcctcgccacagcttggaagccaaatattgaaataaaatgtttaattgactaactgataaaacattaaattgaaattagataatgctttaaaatgtttttcaagcatttttttcTGTACATGGAAATTTCTTAAAATAGttacaaattttttttggaaaatcctCAAATTTTTCAAATTTGGTTAACTTAAAAACTTGTTTGCCTTttgcaaatttgtttaacttaggattttttttactggtaaaacttaagaaaatttttattttataaactttgctTTATCAAACTTTATTTTTATGGTGCACAATTTTTTTCTCTGcttgaaattttcttacttagaaatttttttctgcaACActtaaatactctaaaaattagtgccaaattttttatatcaaaataattttcaaaaaaaaaaatctaaagttttccaaaattgttacccttagatttttctttataccccatttttatgtgatcaaaggggaagaaagaaaagattaagtctaggggtaggtagataatttatttttttaaatttttgcactttattacagaatttattgttttaaatttatgtctgtttaccctatcttaacttgggttgctcacatcaaaaaggggaagattgttggaaccccaaggttgttttgatgtgatcaaacaagttaagttaggtcctgtggattttgatccctgtgtctaagtgtgcaagagcataggagcacaggaagtcgagtcgaagacgtggctagcgagaaagatggcacgggagagagccgacgggctccgtgcgtctaagggacgaggcgctgcggaagagtacaccggtggatgagaagaacatacGTGACATtcaagggacgaaagccggagcagaagcctgcgcgaggagaaggccgaaattgggttcgagtgggCCTTATTCTGAttggacgaaatcacccaagcgagcagagccatagaggaagacccggaccgaggcaagcaGCACCGAAGCAGAGAGCTCGGACCGAAAAAGCCAACTTTGTTAACTTtatgggtctgggcgcccggacccattcaGGGTGCCCGAACTAGTCCGGGCGCCGGGAGTGATTCTGGGCTCCCGGAACTCGATCCTATCCAGATTACATTTAACCGTGATCTGTTGcggaggggataaagttttatccccctccaggcgcttggaacccttccaggcgcttggaacccttccaggcgcctcgaccaaggctataaatatagccttggtccaaaaagcTACAATCAACAAGCAATTTCAtttacaacacttgtgcactttctatttttatttagctttttcattttgtgctttcactactataagaggcttctccacctgaaggagtattttAGTGGgtttcatttccttggattaacaacctcctcggttgtaaccaagtaaatcccttgagcctctttttttttgtttatttcttgttttaattagttttatgcaagtgttcttttaaagtccaagaagggtttgtttttgaatttttgcaaggctattcaacccccccccttctagccagcccaacGGTCCCAACAATTACGTCTCGATTCTCCACCTCCTGTCCAATCGCGTGGAGGTCGTTGAGGAGTTCTTGGATGCGTGCGTGCAATTGACTTGCCGATTCACCATCCTGTAAATTTATGTTATAaagtttattcaaaattaaatcgtgCTTACATACTTTCATATCAGAGGTGCCTTCGTGCATCttgattagcttctcccacaaatCTTTGGCACTTGCGAACGAACCAACTCGGTTctgctcctcctttgttagcccACATTGAAGAGTATATGTAGCTTTGGTGTTGGCCTCAACCTTCTTTATTAGACTTGCATCCCAGTTCTTGCATGAAACTAGTTTCCCCAAGCCGTCGAGTGGGAGTGAGATgccagttttgatgatcatccacatctctaactgggtttggaggtaggactccattcgtcccttctagtagccgaagtcttcgccagAGAAGAGCGGCGGGCAAgttgtgttgtagccttcttgatgggccattgtaGCAGAAAAATCTCACACACAAAAAATGAGTAAACTTGttctaagacttggtcttgaattagtagtgtgggattaagaaaaaataaactcGAGGATGGTTGCACTAACTTCGAGAAACGAGAAAACTCGATCAATAAAACAAATTGGAAGGCGGTAATTTTACCAATTCTGATTgacttcaaaaat includes these proteins:
- the LOC121998196 gene encoding uncharacterized protein LOC121998196, whose product is MWMIIKTGISLPLDGLGKLVSCKNWDASLIKKVEANTKATYTLQCGLTKEEQNRVGSFASAKDLWEKLIKMHEGTSDMKDGESASQLHARIQELLNDLHAIGQEVENRDVKQVQIHFQAMNIE